Proteins found in one Cheilinus undulatus linkage group 9, ASM1832078v1, whole genome shotgun sequence genomic segment:
- the LOC121514708 gene encoding sialic acid-binding Ig-like lectin 16: MALIFLVFLLFLELRSCQLQCVKETLNPKELSLEMPSHIQEVSGECIHIPYEVTFPKNKANVPHKRIWFRGDPHNTVETKEVKNAESRTKDVFRIRGLPAGEFEYGLKVEWECNQTYVFPTRVRVSVSALTESPRVFIPDLEEGRLDSLLCFAPRLCSARPKIHWTLTTADGKNTPLSEKYYEWERGRDLHFRPTAHLHNSNITCVVEYDNNLVTTRTATLNVRFAPRILNGSQCVVKGKQLVCVCISRGNPPSPITWPLASLTDFSVTSYSSGLTVDSTISMPAADYHNTSITCISSNRVGQTQREIPIRNQTVNFKSDEKQSSSAALIWITAVSVSLNLVLLISLIVCIHKRGKTSQEKPQEEMNTYASLNRAQVEQDYSVISPKRN; encoded by the exons ATGGCTTTGATCTTCTtggtttttcttctgtttttggaGTTGAGGAGCTGCCAACTTCAGTGTGTCAAAG AAACTTTAAACCCCAAAGAGCTTTCACTTGAAATGCCCTCACATATCCAGGAGGTATCTGGGGAATGCATCCATATCCCATATGAAGTCACCTTTCcgaaaaacaaagcaaatgtcCCACATAAGAGGATCTGGTTCAGAGGAGATCCACACAACACAGTAGAAacaaaagaggttaaaaatgcaGAATCTAGGACAAAAGATGTTTTCAGGATACGTGGTCTACCTGCTGGAGAGTTCGAGTACGGACTCAAAGTGGAATGGGAGTGTAACCAGACGTACGTCTTTCCAACAAGGGTTCGTGTCTCAGTTTCTG cttTAACTGAAAGTCCACGGGTGTTTATCCCTGATTTGGAGGAAGGACGGCTGGATAGCCTGTTATGTTTTGCCCCTCGTTTATGTTCTGCCAGACCAAAAATTCACTGGACGCTAACAACAGCTGATGGAAAAAATACACCACTGagtgaaaaatattatgaatgGGAAAGAGGCAGGGATCTGCACTTCAGACCAACAGCACACCTCCACAACAGTAACATCACATGTGTGGTGGAATATGACAACAATTTGGTTACTACGAGAACTGCCACCTTAAATGTGAGAT TTGCTCCCAGGATCTTAAATGGCTCCCAGTGCGTGGTCAAAGGGAAGCAACTGGTCTGTGTGTGCATCAGCCGGGGGAATCCCCCCTCACCTATCACCTGGCCTTTAGCATCTCTCACCGACTTCTCAGTCACCAGCTACAGCAGCGGCTTAACAGTGGACAGCACCATCTCCATGCCTGCTGCTGACTACCACAACACCAGCATCACATGCATCAGCAGCAACAGAGTGGGACAGACACAGAGGGAGATTCCTATTAGAAACCAAACAGTGAACTTCAAGT CTGATGAGAAGCAGTCATCTAGTGCAGCCCTGATTTGGATAACAGCCGTGTCTGTCAGTCTGAACCTGGTCCTGCTCATCAGTCTGATTGTCTGCATTCACAAACG GGGCAAAACTTCACAAGAGAAACCCCAGGAAGAGATGAACACCTATGCTTCCCTGAACAGGGCTCAAGTTGAGCAAGACTACAGTGTTATTTCACCTAAACGCAATTGA